A genomic window from Pseudomonas cavernicola includes:
- a CDS encoding class I SAM-dependent methyltransferase codes for MDPRSEVLLRQPELFTGNLLLAGLPADDLLGQLPAANGWSWHAGEQATLEARFAGRSQFGVTPPSAMFDAAVLFLPKSRELTDYLLNALAARLQGRELFLVGEKRSGIERAAKQLMPFGKPCKLDSARHCQLWQVTVAQAPAAPDLEALAQRYQLELADGPLTVISLPGVFSHGRLDRGTALLLQHLDKLPSGHVLDFGCGAGVLGAALKRRFPHNQISMLDVDAFAAASSRLTLAANGLEAEVLTGDGIDAAPSGLNAILSNPPFHEGVHTDYLATENLLRQAVKHLKPGGELRLVANSFLKYQPLIEEHLGPCRILGEGQGFRIYQAKRR; via the coding sequence ATGGACCCGCGAAGCGAAGTGCTACTGCGCCAGCCCGAACTCTTCACCGGCAACCTGCTGCTCGCCGGTTTGCCGGCCGACGATTTGCTCGGCCAGCTGCCAGCCGCGAACGGCTGGAGTTGGCATGCCGGTGAGCAGGCCACACTGGAGGCACGTTTTGCCGGTCGCAGCCAGTTTGGTGTGACGCCGCCCAGCGCGATGTTCGACGCAGCGGTGCTGTTTTTGCCGAAATCCCGCGAGCTGACGGATTACCTGTTGAATGCCCTGGCGGCTCGCCTGCAAGGCCGCGAGCTGTTTCTGGTCGGCGAAAAGCGCAGCGGTATCGAGCGCGCAGCCAAGCAACTGATGCCTTTCGGTAAGCCGTGCAAACTGGACAGCGCCCGGCACTGTCAGCTCTGGCAAGTCACGGTCGCGCAAGCACCCGCGGCACCCGACCTCGAAGCCCTGGCCCAGCGTTATCAGTTGGAACTGGCTGATGGCCCGCTGACGGTGATCAGCCTGCCAGGGGTATTCAGCCATGGCCGGCTGGATCGCGGCACCGCCCTGCTCCTGCAGCATCTGGACAAGTTGCCCAGCGGCCACGTGCTCGACTTCGGCTGCGGTGCCGGCGTACTTGGCGCCGCGCTGAAGCGGCGCTTCCCGCATAACCAGATCAGCATGCTCGACGTGGATGCCTTCGCCGCCGCCAGCAGTCGCCTGACCCTAGCCGCCAATGGCCTGGAAGCGGAGGTACTGACCGGCGATGGGATTGACGCGGCGCCGAGCGGGCTCAACGCCATCCTCAGCAATCCGCCCTTCCATGAAGGCGTGCATACCGACTACCTAGCCACGGAAAACTTGCTGCGCCAAGCGGTCAAACACCTCAAGCCGGGTGGCGAGTTGCGCCTGGTGGCCAACAGCTTTCTCAAGTACCAACCACTGATCGAGGAACATCTGGGGCCTTGTCGGATCTTGGGCGAAGGCCAGGGCTTTCGGATCTACCAGGCCAAACGCCGCTGA
- a CDS encoding TMEM165/GDT1 family protein, which produces MESLYIPTLIVALAEIGDKTQLLALLLAARFRRPWPIIWGIVVATLANHFAAGAIGNWVASFFAPTTLSWILAASFGAVALWTLIPDKLDDDEASSLKRYGPFLTTLIAFFLAEMGDKTQVATVMLAAQYPHFILVIIGTTLGMLIANVPVVLAGNFAAERLPLALIRRLAATAFGALAIYAGYHALKLSGLS; this is translated from the coding sequence ATGGAATCTCTCTACATACCGACCCTGATCGTTGCCTTGGCCGAAATCGGTGACAAGACGCAGCTGCTTGCCCTATTGCTGGCCGCCCGCTTTCGCCGACCCTGGCCGATCATCTGGGGCATCGTGGTCGCCACCCTGGCCAACCATTTCGCCGCTGGCGCCATCGGTAACTGGGTCGCCAGTTTCTTCGCCCCCACTACCCTGAGCTGGATTCTGGCTGCGTCCTTCGGCGCCGTCGCGCTGTGGACACTGATCCCAGACAAACTCGACGACGATGAAGCCTCGAGCCTGAAGCGCTACGGACCCTTCCTCACTACCTTGATCGCCTTCTTCCTGGCGGAAATGGGCGACAAGACCCAGGTCGCCACGGTGATGCTGGCGGCGCAATACCCGCATTTTATCCTGGTGATCATCGGCACGACGCTGGGCATGCTGATTGCCAACGTGCCGGTGGTGTTAGCGGGTAACTTCGCCGCCGAGCGTCTGCCACTGGCACTCATTCGTCGTCTAGCCGCTACGGCCTTTGGCGCCCTGGCCATCTACGCCGGCTATCACGCGCTGAAACTCAGCGGTCTGAGCTGA
- a CDS encoding ketosteroid isomerase-related protein, producing the protein MSLDDMKRLVRQHIDLSWNKGRLALTEQLHSKNFLYKSSFAGRPLGSAGFAQLVLDIRSAMPDLEVVIEECLAEGNKVFTWSTLIGTIEKPALGYPPSDKVLSISAMACWTLTPAGEVEEICTMFDMESFRSQLGLETRPFAETALP; encoded by the coding sequence ATGTCACTGGATGATATGAAGAGGCTGGTTCGCCAGCATATCGACCTGTCCTGGAACAAAGGGCGCCTGGCCCTGACCGAACAGCTGCACAGCAAGAACTTCCTCTACAAAAGCTCCTTTGCCGGCCGGCCCTTGGGCAGTGCCGGTTTCGCCCAACTGGTGCTCGATATCCGTAGCGCCATGCCGGATTTGGAGGTAGTGATCGAGGAGTGTCTGGCCGAAGGCAATAAGGTCTTCACCTGGAGCACCTTGATCGGCACCATCGAGAAGCCCGCCCTGGGTTACCCGCCGAGCGACAAGGTGCTGAGCATCTCGGCCATGGCCTGCTGGACCCTGACGCCCGCCGGGGAAGTGGAGGAAATCTGCACCATGTTCGACATGGAGAGTTTCCGCTCACAACTAGGCCTGGAAACCCGGCCCTTTGCCGAAACCGCGTTGCCGTGA
- a CDS encoding NAD-dependent epimerase/dehydratase family protein: MKIAVLGATGLLGHHTARAIRAAGHQLVLIHRPSSRVERLSYLEPECRPAELLDHPALSRALAGVDGVIFCAGYYPSRPRRWQEDVASALNQTNHFYAACLAARVPRIVYVGAAIALPRHPQGLPGHEGLFYEGMPRLRNPYLLCKWALDEQAREQARNGLPVVIGIPAMTLGEFDVGPSTGRLITAIASGAMSHYVPGKRNLIDAAEAGQGLVLALQKGRVGERYLLTGQNIELGELTARIAARLGVAAPRPLPLGAARAIAMLGRWRYRLTGQLPRLDDTALAVMAGGQYLDGRKAQAELGFIAQTMVDETLTRTIQWFRDNAYL; this comes from the coding sequence GTGAAAATTGCCGTTCTTGGAGCTACCGGCTTACTCGGCCACCATACGGCCCGTGCCATACGAGCCGCCGGTCATCAGTTGGTGCTGATCCACCGGCCGTCCTCACGGGTCGAGCGTTTGAGCTATCTCGAACCTGAATGCCGCCCGGCAGAATTACTCGATCATCCCGCGCTCAGTCGTGCGTTGGCTGGCGTGGATGGGGTGATTTTCTGCGCGGGTTATTACCCGAGCAGACCGCGTCGTTGGCAGGAGGATGTGGCCAGTGCGCTGAATCAGACCAATCATTTCTACGCGGCCTGTTTGGCGGCGCGGGTGCCGCGGATTGTCTATGTCGGCGCCGCCATTGCCTTGCCGCGGCATCCGCAAGGCTTGCCGGGGCATGAGGGGCTGTTTTACGAGGGCATGCCGCGCCTGCGTAACCCTTACCTGTTGTGCAAATGGGCGCTCGACGAGCAGGCCCGCGAACAGGCGCGCAACGGCTTGCCGGTGGTGATCGGGATTCCTGCCATGACTCTCGGTGAGTTCGATGTCGGCCCGAGCACCGGGCGGCTGATCACGGCCATCGCCAGTGGCGCGATGAGCCACTATGTGCCGGGTAAACGCAACCTGATCGATGCCGCCGAGGCGGGCCAGGGCCTGGTGCTGGCGCTGCAGAAGGGGCGGGTGGGCGAGCGCTACCTGCTGACCGGGCAGAACATCGAGCTCGGCGAGCTGACGGCGCGGATCGCTGCACGCCTTGGGGTTGCAGCACCGCGGCCATTGCCTTTGGGCGCGGCCAGGGCGATCGCCATGCTGGGCCGCTGGCGTTATCGCTTGACTGGTCAGCTGCCGCGCTTGGATGACACGGCTCTGGCGGTGATGGCTGGCGGGCAGTATCTCGATGGTCGCAAGGCCCAGGCTGAGCTGGGTTTTATTGCGCAAACGATGGTGGATGAGACGCTGACGCGGACTATCCAGTGGTTCCGTGATAACGCTTATTTGTAG
- a CDS encoding M48 family metallopeptidase, which produces MASLFRVTGLITALLLAGCQAVDTTSGGAVGVERKQYMFSMLSTQQVNQMYAQSYQQTLSEASGKGVLDKSSANAKRIDTIAKRLIAQAPMFRPDSAQWQWEVNLIDSPELNANCGPGGKIIMYSGLIEKLDLTDDEIAAVMGHEIAHALREHGREAMSKAYGIEMAKQGAGALLGLGQDSLALADTVVQYSMTLPNSRGNENEADLIGLELAARAGYDPNAAISLWDKMSQASEGAPPEFMSTHPSSGSRTAALQAAIPKVMPLYQQAKGAR; this is translated from the coding sequence ATGGCCTCGTTGTTTCGTGTTACCGGTCTGATCACAGCTTTGCTGCTGGCAGGATGCCAAGCCGTCGACACCACCAGCGGCGGCGCCGTTGGGGTCGAGCGCAAGCAGTACATGTTCAGCATGCTGTCGACCCAACAGGTCAATCAGATGTATGCACAGTCTTATCAACAGACGCTTTCGGAAGCTTCCGGCAAGGGCGTGCTGGATAAGAGCAGCGCTAACGCCAAACGCATCGACACCATCGCTAAGCGGTTGATTGCCCAGGCGCCGATGTTCCGTCCGGATTCCGCGCAGTGGCAGTGGGAGGTCAACCTGATCGACAGCCCGGAGCTGAACGCCAATTGCGGCCCAGGCGGCAAAATCATCATGTATAGCGGCTTGATCGAGAAGCTGGATCTGACTGATGACGAAATCGCCGCGGTGATGGGCCATGAGATCGCCCACGCACTGCGCGAACATGGCCGCGAGGCGATGTCCAAGGCCTATGGCATCGAGATGGCCAAACAGGGCGCCGGCGCGTTGCTCGGTCTGGGGCAGGACAGCCTGGCGCTGGCCGATACCGTGGTGCAGTACAGCATGACTCTGCCCAACAGCCGGGGGAATGAGAATGAGGCGGACTTGATCGGTCTGGAGCTGGCGGCACGCGCCGGTTACGACCCGAATGCGGCGATCAGCCTGTGGGACAAGATGAGCCAGGCCAGCGAAGGCGCGCCGCCGGAGTTCATGAGCACCCACCCGTCCTCTGGCAGCCGGACTGCTGCGCTGCAAGCGGCCATCCCGAAAGTGATGCCGCTGTATCAACAGGCGAAAGGCGCGCGTTAA
- a CDS encoding methyl-accepting chemotaxis protein gives MKFKSIQFSVVALAGASVLAVVVALMLYALYSGARTQQLVQERTQAQLEEVIQQRLTALAQAQVRQIQRELEYPLTVARSLAQTNMLLGASDAAGNAQLSISREELSNLVRQTVVQNPKLLDAFIGWEKNAFDNNDDLYAGQTENGYDASGRFMPWWYRKADGSLMVEALGPNIEGEKLLPTGVREGEYYLCTKERKQACIVDPAPYEMNGKMVMMSSFNAPIMVKDQFRGVVGVDLSLEFIQEFLSHADKQLYDGAGELALISSNGRLAAYTKDSSKLGAAAETVLGARDMSALKNLQVDQPLYQLDEEHGQIELFLPFRVSDTDTRWTLLLQLPQQVVFAELQKLQEDLKTQRDEDILGMALVGLLIAGIGLLVIWFVGYGIARPLKQMVAMLDDIAKGEGDLTRRLSTDRVDELGSIASGFNTFLSKLQSMISQVVVSVQKVSDSSEHTADIAIRTNQGVQTQLTEIDLVATAMHEMTATAQDVARNATLAAEAAHHADQAANQGKRIVQNTANSIATLATEIGRAVGVVQTLAKDSENINAILTAIRGIAEQTNLLALNAAIEAARAGEQGRGFAVVADEVRNLAQKTQQATEEIQTMIQQLQHGTREVVKVMEDSQTKTDDSVQHAAEAATALESITQAVSVINDMNTQIASAAEEQSAVAEDINRNVTNIGQVAGEVAGGADEASQASAELTKLAEQQRRLINQFKV, from the coding sequence ATGAAGTTCAAGTCCATCCAGTTTTCGGTCGTCGCCCTAGCCGGCGCCAGCGTCTTGGCCGTGGTGGTCGCCCTGATGCTCTACGCGTTGTACTCCGGTGCACGCACGCAGCAGTTGGTCCAGGAGCGCACCCAGGCGCAACTCGAAGAGGTCATCCAGCAACGCCTGACCGCTCTGGCGCAGGCCCAAGTTCGGCAGATCCAGCGTGAGCTGGAGTATCCGCTGACCGTGGCGCGCAGCCTGGCACAGACCAACATGTTGCTCGGCGCCAGCGATGCCGCCGGCAACGCCCAGCTCAGCATCAGCCGTGAAGAGCTGTCGAACCTGGTACGCCAGACCGTCGTGCAAAATCCTAAGTTGCTCGACGCCTTCATTGGCTGGGAAAAGAACGCCTTCGACAACAATGACGATCTTTACGCCGGGCAGACGGAAAACGGCTACGACGCCAGCGGCCGTTTTATGCCCTGGTGGTATCGCAAGGCGGACGGCAGCCTGATGGTCGAAGCCCTCGGCCCGAACATTGAAGGCGAGAAACTGCTGCCCACCGGTGTGCGCGAAGGCGAGTACTACCTGTGTACGAAAGAGCGCAAGCAAGCCTGCATCGTCGATCCGGCGCCGTATGAGATGAACGGCAAGATGGTGATGATGTCCTCGTTCAACGCGCCGATCATGGTCAAGGATCAGTTTCGCGGCGTCGTCGGTGTCGACCTGTCACTCGAATTCATCCAGGAGTTCCTGAGCCACGCGGACAAACAGCTCTACGACGGAGCCGGCGAGCTGGCGCTGATCTCCAGCAACGGCCGTCTGGCGGCCTACACCAAAGACTCCAGCAAGCTTGGTGCTGCGGCCGAAACGGTGCTCGGTGCCCGCGACATGAGCGCACTGAAGAACCTACAAGTCGACCAGCCGCTCTACCAGCTAGATGAGGAGCACGGTCAGATCGAACTGTTCCTGCCCTTCAGGGTTTCTGACACCGACACGCGCTGGACGCTGCTGTTGCAACTGCCCCAGCAGGTCGTCTTTGCCGAGCTGCAAAAACTCCAGGAAGATCTCAAAACCCAGCGCGATGAAGACATTCTCGGCATGGCGCTGGTTGGCTTGCTGATCGCCGGCATCGGTCTGCTGGTGATCTGGTTCGTTGGCTATGGTATTGCCCGCCCGCTAAAACAGATGGTTGCCATGCTCGACGACATCGCCAAGGGCGAAGGCGACCTGACCCGCCGCCTGAGCACCGATCGAGTTGACGAACTAGGCTCCATCGCCAGTGGTTTCAACACCTTCCTCAGCAAGCTGCAGTCGATGATCAGCCAGGTCGTCGTCTCAGTGCAGAAGGTCAGCGACTCCTCCGAGCACACCGCCGACATCGCCATCCGCACCAATCAAGGCGTGCAGACCCAACTGACTGAGATCGACTTGGTCGCCACGGCCATGCATGAAATGACCGCCACCGCTCAGGACGTGGCACGCAATGCCACCCTGGCCGCGGAAGCGGCGCATCACGCCGATCAGGCCGCCAATCAGGGCAAGCGCATCGTGCAAAACACCGCAAACTCCATCGCCACGCTGGCCACGGAGATTGGTCGAGCGGTTGGCGTGGTGCAGACCCTGGCCAAGGACAGCGAGAACATCAACGCCATCCTCACCGCCATTCGCGGTATTGCCGAGCAGACCAACCTGCTTGCCCTCAACGCCGCCATCGAAGCCGCACGGGCCGGAGAGCAAGGCCGCGGCTTTGCCGTAGTGGCCGATGAAGTGCGCAACCTGGCGCAGAAAACCCAGCAGGCCACCGAAGAAATTCAGACCATGATCCAGCAACTGCAACACGGCACCCGGGAAGTGGTGAAGGTCATGGAGGACAGCCAGACGAAGACCGATGACAGCGTGCAGCATGCCGCCGAGGCGGCCACGGCACTGGAATCGATCACCCAGGCGGTGTCGGTGATCAACGACATGAACACCCAGATCGCCAGCGCTGCCGAGGAGCAAAGCGCGGTCGCCGAGGACATCAACCGCAACGTCACCAATATCGGCCAGGTCGCCGGCGAAGTAGCCGGTGGCGCCGATGAAGCGAGCCAAGCCAGCGCCGAGCTGACCAAACTGGCCGAGCAGCAACGCAGACTGATCAACCAGTTCAAGGTCTGA